A window of Nicotiana sylvestris chromosome 8, ASM39365v2, whole genome shotgun sequence genomic DNA:
CACCCCTTGAAGCTAAGTAGCTCCGCCGCTATCGGCCACCTGGTGCGCGAAGGATCAGATCCAACACTTGCACGACAACATTTTTTGGAGGATCTAAGCAACATAATATTATCATGCAAATGAAAATCAAGAGGGGAATTGAGTCTACCTtttcaacattgtcaaataatCTATTGGCAAGGTCCATTAGAGGTTGCTTATCATTAACTTGAGCAGCTGAGATTACTTCATCAAAATCAAAGTACATGAATGTTGACTTAATGCGCAAATACTTCCTTACATAATTCCAAGCATCTGATCCTATCAAATCTCCCAAAGCTAATAGATCAAAGGCATATCTTTTCAGCCTATGGATTCTCCCTTTTGTTCCAATGTTGGCAATGTAAATCCCTTTCTTCAAAAATGTTCTCGTACCCGTCTCCTTGTTTATTATGTCTATATCAAAGATTAAACATTTTCAATATATACGCAAAGCGGAGTGAAATTATGAACAGATGACTCGATTCTTGATCTCTTATCATATATATGCAAGAACTAAGACTCGACTTATGAACATCGTAAGAGAAGGGGAAAATGGTCAAATTTGCTCCTGTACTATACGAAATTAAGCAATTTTTGATCTAATGTTACCTCGTCGTTAGGAAAAAGTCTCTTTTTTGCCCGTGACTCCTAATGGATTCCGACCTGCCGGTAAATTTAGACCATACCAAAAACTTCAAGGGGGGTAAATTTGGACCTTTCTTCTCGAATAATTTGGACACGTGGAGTCATCCAATTTCATGCTAGAACTCCGTTAATGATAAAGACAAATACGAGACGATTTGTTAAAGGCAAGAGTATGATAGAATCTAAGTGTAACGGGCCAGAAAAATCATAAGAGAAGGGGAACATGGTCAAATTTGCTCCTTTACTATTCGAATTTTAGCAATTTTTGGTCTAATGTGACCTCACCATTAGGAAAAATTCTCATTTTTGCCCTTAACTGTCAATGGAGTTTGACGTAAGGGTAATTTTAAACCATACTAAAAATTTCAGGGGTAAATTTGAATTTTTTCTTCTCAAATAACTTGGACACATGGAGTCGTTTCATTTCAAGCTTGAACTCTATTAACGAAAATGACGAGACGATTTGCTAATGGCAAGAGTATGAATAGATCAAAAGTGTAACGAACCAGAAAAACCGTGTTTAAAAGGTGAAAAGAAAGCTTACTATTGGATGCTAAAGGAACTGGTAATGGACCAGTGATAAAAAATCCATTATTATCTTCAGCTAGAGAATTTCCAATGCCAGAATTTGCAAATAAAGCAATTGAAGCAAGGCCTAATGCTAGTCTTCTTGTAGTCTGTGTTGGTAACTTTTCTTGAATTTCTTCTGTCTTTTTGCTTAAAAAGCTAActggttttgttttcttttgaattttctcaacacAATGAAGTTTGGGAATGAGTGAAAGAGCTTCAaatatacagttcaaatttgTTGTGTTAGCCATAACTGGTGTTGAATCAAGAAACAGAAATGATAGGCCATTTGAACTTTTTGCAGTTATATCCATTTGAAGATTGTTGTTAACTACTGACCACTAGAAGGATATCCCAATAGAGGGCAAATATGTAATTCCGtcggtattttttttatttatttttatctgaTATATATAGTTAGCGTTTTTTTTTCCAAGATCTGCTCTTATTAGTTTAATATCTGTTATATGGGTCATCGCTTCACATCATAGTAACTCAAAAATTTTTAGGGGAAGGTCCTTCACAatcaaattgagaaaaaaaaagaaggttgCCAATATCATATggattaattattatttttatcacattaccaattaatatttaattttaaggactttcaaaaatagccagatttacaagtggtcatccAGAAATAGTCATAATTTCAAAAgcaatcgaaatttagtcactttttatgtaaagataaatctggatgaaaacactattcaaaatctgaaaaaatactccagtataatatactggagatcggtgcacctgtgtgtgaacttccagtatattatactggaactttttgcgtgttggagttccaacataatatactgaaagttcacacacaggtgcaccgatctccagtatattatgctggaactttccgtgttgcagcaaaatagtggctatttttcaatgactttgcaaatgctggctatttttaaataacCAGTCCGAAATATGACTCACCCGTACTATTTTAACATTTATATTAGTAGCAAGGCCCAAAAACTTTGGTTTAGTGGTAAGAACGTAACACATGATGTGTAAATTAGACGTATATCACAGGGTAGTGAAGGATAAAGAGGCACAATATCCGCTGAGTTTTGAACCATATGCCCCTCGCAAATTTGCCAGTTTTCAAGAGAATATATGTTAGCATTAAGGAAGAATTGTCAAACCCCAAATTTATGTGTCTACAAGTAATTCTTTTACTCAATATAAACAGTATTTTCTAACAAGCAAaagtttttttcattttttattatgAATTATGATATTTTTTATAGTAAAAGCAGTTAGAACTAAAATAACAGAATATGGGGACGAAATAATTAGGCCTTGTTAGTGTAGTTATTGCCCTTAAGGAATTTAAGCCTTCCAATTTCGTTGCTGCAGAGATTATGATAGAATTCCTCCAGGATTCTACAAAACCTCTGAAATTCGAATACCGACAATTAACTCGAATTTCCACTTGAACAAAAGCAAGCTTAAAACTTCAAACGTCCGTGTGCCAAAAAGTTAAACTGTAAACAAATTGTTATAGTTTGTAAAATTAATACATAACTTTTTTATTGTAAGAATTGGTTCTTTTGGCAAAAAAGGTCAAAAAAAGGCCTAATTTTATTTGACAAACAATTTGGTGGAACTCCATTTATGATACAATAGAGATAGAGATCGTTTCACAATTTCAAACATATTAATACTTTAGCGCTTAGAGCTTTAAATAATAATGTAAGAAATGGAACCACTAGTCCATGCACACCTTAGTTGGTTTTCTACCCGATATTTGATAATTGATACTTACTTTTGAATTGAGACTGCTCCGAATTCGTGTCGTATAAGACTCATTAACGGAGGAATCGCCTCCTATAAAAAATAATTCATTCCTAAAGCTCGAACACAAGAcctccaattaaaaaaaaaaataaataataccaATACCCTTTCCCGTCGATTTTATAAGATGTTATTTGATTGGATGTTATGTATTAATTTGATTTATGTATTATATTAATGGGAGGAGAAGAAAGTATTAAAGTAATGAGTGAAAATTTAATTTTGTAGAGAAAACATTATATCAAAAGTTTAAATTTAATTGATTTAATGAATTGGATGATGTCACTGACTATAAATAATGTTACAATTGAATTCCATCCAATTATATATAGAACATCCTAAAATGAAAAGAGTGTTACATATTTTAAAATGAATACAGTAGTTTTCAGGTACATATTGCTTTCCGCGATTCAAATAAAAATTAACGTGGAACAGAAAGTAATTGAGATAATGAATATTTTCTTCGTAGAAGAATTAATTAAATAGTTGTTGCCCTAATCACTTAATTCAAAATAGTTAAACGGATCTAAAAAATAAACAGTAAATTCGGCCggttatctatatttatatttatatttatattatattaaaagcacgaaggcccttagtgaAATgccgttcgtcttttttacccttttaaaataaagtttacaatagacaaaatagtcatttaattatttccctAATATCAGTTTATAGAAACAATATGCAGGAGGTTTATATGGTCGGGCAATGCTGAATCAACTAAGAAGGCATTGATCACTTGGGATAAATTATGTGCTCCAAAGGCAGCAGGAGGGCTAAACTTCATCAATGTGGAATTGTGGAATAAAGCAGCCATATGCAAGCTTCTTTGGGACAtctgtacaaagaaagaaaaactgtGGGTTCAATGGATACATGcctactatataaaagggaaCACTATATGGAACACTGAGCCAAAGAGTGCATCATGGGTTATCCAAAAGATCTTCAAGGCCAAAAGACAGTTTGAAGAGCCTGGTTATTCAGAAGAAGAAGTGAATCGAATGGAAAAGTTCTCTATAAAGCACATATACAAAGCATTGCAAGGGAACTTTCAAAAGGTATCACGAAGGAAGATAGTCTGCAACAACAATTGGCTTCCAAAATGGATATTCATCTTAAGGTTGACACTACAAGATAGGTTAACCACCAAAGAAAGGCTAGCAAGATGGGGACTAATAGAAGACACAATATGTTCACTGTGTTAGAGAAAGAATGAAACAATACAACACTTGTTTTTTGAATGTGAATATGGCAGAAGCTTCTACACTGGCAAAGAATCTCGAGAAGGAAGAAAGACTGGTAGGAAGAAATGCAGTGGGCAGAGAAGGTGGCCAAAGTAGCAATATACAGAATATTGTTAGCTACAACAGTCTATCATATATGGCAAGCAAAAAATAGTACCATTTTCCAGAAGAAGAAGAGTAATGCAAATGTTATAGTTAGATTGATTATCCAAGAGATACACATTAGAGCTCAACAAGTTGCTAAACTGGATAGCTATTTGAGTAATATGAATTAGTATCCAGATTGAGCTTAAGTGTTGAGGCAATAGGAAAACATGAAGTAAGTTAGAAAATCTCCTTGCTGGGGCTTCATGTCCAGCAGGAGCTCTGTTAGACGGGTTGAATTTTGTAAAGGTGTAAATATTTTACTTGGTAAATAAAGTCTTTAAttatcaaaaaaaattatttccctAATATTTTGCATTTTGAAGTCAACTAAAACTTTACTTATTAaagttttccttatttgaacgaCTACACAAAAAAATCTAACATTTAGGATATCAAAATCAAGTACATTTACCATATACAATATTATAATATTACAATACTAATAATATAAATGTTTACGTGTTATATTTCCTGAGAGGATGTGCATACAATTAATGGAAGGAAACGGCCAAACTTATAATTGAACAATAGCCCAACCATAATTTGAAAACTAACAAAGGCAGCAAAATTTAGGAGGAGATAACGAGATATATAAATACGATCTTATCATTTTCACTTATTTATATTAAACATAtgctaattaattcaaaaattaaGAAGACAATTAAATAACTTCGATAAGTGGGGACAAAGCGAGAATTCATAATAAAGCATCTAAGAATTTATGTAGGACATGATTTTTTCTTTTAAGTTAGCTAAATAGGATTAACATTCATCATTTTTAGGACCTTGCattttttttctataatttttttaataactcaTACACATTGGTGAATATGAATATGTAATATTTAAAAGTTATATATTCATGATTATAGAGTACACATTGGTGAATATGAATATGTAATATTTAAAAGTTATATATGATTATAGAGTACACGCGCAAAACGCGTACCCTAAGACCAGTTTAAGTAAAAATTCCTATGTTGTAAGCCGTAAGGTGTCCAATATATGTCCAAATAGATCCCAACTTGTTTTAAACTTTTAATTCTTTTCACTGGtaaattttttctttcaaatcaatTATACGCATGAGGATTTCTTTATTCCACTAAATTGCTTGACTTTAAATTAGCATATAGAAATTAGAGCATATGGCAAACCTTACTTCCATAATTGGCGTCAATGCAAATTTTGTCATCAAGTTTGGATACCTTTCGGgaatttttaaatttaatttgtcTTCTGtatcatattttaaaatatttagtTAGAGATAATCAAATATAACTCATAGGGGGGCGAAAGTGTAAAATTTTCATAATATAGGATGTGTATGTGTTTAATTTGAAAACGCAATGGATGTATGAGAAGTTAAGTCAAATATAGGGGTATTTAGAGTAATTTAGACAAAAAACGCAATTGAAGACCGTGATTAATAAGTCGTATTAGACAAATGCGATTTAGAAGCTGCATTTGATTATTGCGATTTATCTATTATTGCGATCTATAAGTCGCACATTGAAGTCTCAACTACCACACTACTACTATACCAAACGCACTCCACGAGTGGATTAGTTGAGTGACTAGACTGATACTCTAGGAGACTAATACTATCAAAAAGAAAGTAGAACTATAAATCAGTCGTAAAAATTGCATGgagcgccctatttggtcgccctttTTAACTTGTACCCGTTTTGTTTTTCCGTTTGCATCCATACCCATTTTTTGTTAAAAGCATTTTAAAAAGACGATTTTGCTCTTCTTTAATAAAAGACCACTTTCAGCAAAATAGACTGAAGTTTCGGATAAAACTCATGACAAAACTGTAGATTGCAGGACAAAACTTCAACATGTTTTGATATGAaatttagcaaatgaactaaataacttcagcgtGCATTAGCAAAAAATAAAagtttaatttgaagttttagcAATTGAACTAAAAACTTCAACTTGTTTAGACTGAAGTTTCAAATAAAACTCATGACAAAATTGTAGACTGCAAgacaaaacttcagcatgttttggtatgaagttttagcaaatgaactaaataacttcaacatgcATTAGcaaaaaacttaagcatgcttagtctgaagttttagcaaatgaactaaaataCTTCAACTTGTTTAGACTGAAGTTTTAGATAAAACTCATGACAAAATTGTAGACTGCAGgacaaaacttcagcatgtttggTATGAAGTTTAGCAAATgaattaaataacttcagcatgcgTTAGCAAGAACTCATTAGAAAATTACATACTGCaggacaaaaacttaagcatgtttaaTCTGAAGTTTTAGATAAAATTCATGACAAAATTGTAGACTGCAGgacaaaacttcagcatgtttggTATGAAGTTTAGCAAATgaattaaataacttcagcatgcattAGCAAGAACTCATTAGAAAATTACATACAGCAGGACAAAAACTTAAGTATATTTaatctgaagttttagcaaatgaactaaaaaatTTCAGCATATTCAGACTGAAGTTTCGAATAAAACTCATGACAAAACTGTAGACTTTAGCATGTGTTGGTATGAAGTTttaacaaatgaactaaataacttagCATGCATTAGcatgaagttttagcttcaatGTGAAACAACTTCATGCTATATTAACATGAAGTTTTAGCTTCAGTGAAACAACTTCATGCTACATTAGCATGAAGTTTTAGCTTCAGTGAAACAACTTCATGCTACATTAGCATGAAGTTTTAACTTCAACGTGAAACAACTTCATGCTACATTAGCATGAAGTTTTAGcttgtatttgattgaaacttcaTACTTCAACGTGAAAACTTCATGCTATATCCGTCAAACAACTCCATGCAAGTGTGATTCTAAAGATGGATCTGGTTCAAGTTTCTGATTTTTTGATAAAGATGCTGAGAGGAGAGAATGAGATCTTTTTTTCACGAATGAGGTAGCAGATCACGCGATTAATGTGTAATGCAGATTTTATATCTTTTGTCAGTGGTATAATTGTCATATTATTATGGATTTTTTATCAACGGGCTTATattgggattatactgggttgttattgttgttgttgtttatcaACGGGCTACTAaatcaataatttttaaaaataggaTACAAGTTAAAGGGTGGCACAAATATAGGGTACGACTGCAAATCCCCCAATCAGCCCTTACACTTTCAAGGTTGGACCTTTCGTTAATATTACTCAAATAGCCGATCGAATTAATCGCTTATTTTTTTTAGCCGATATATATAAATACACTAGGTATACACAATTATATAGTTATCCATGGATATACGTATATTGTTCATTCGCATGCTATTTTTAGATTAATTGATTGGGTGAGCAACAATTTGggttaatgtcacgaccccattCTAGGGCCGCGACGGGCAACTGGATCTAATCACCGATTACCACTAACCTACTATCTCATACTCATACATAAGCTACTAAAATCATAAATAAATCTTTAAAGGGGAAACATACAATATGCTGGGAGATTTTGTACAACTTGATGGCCGATAAGAACTACCATGACTGCTATAAAAACTATACCTAAACCACATGATTTATGTCTACCAACCTTCTAAGAATAACTGCTTAACTGAATATAAGAACGGGACAAGGCCCCGCCATACCCATATATAAAACTAAACATACCACTGTACTCGCAACTCCAGAACAAAAGAGTGCCTTCAAATTTGCTACCTGTTGTTCTACTGATGTCTGTCTTTTCTAGAACAACCtatacctgcgggcatgaaagcGCAGCATCCCCCAAgagaaagggacgtcagtacgactgacgtattgagtatgtaaggtagaaaTACAATCATAAGGAAACTAAGTAATATCATGAGCAGTAATAATGTTACTCAAATACAAGCACTTATCTGAATTATCTATATGTTAGCTTAGAAAGATAGTACAAGAAAAAAGAAGGTAACTGAAGTACATCAGAAGGGCTGAGAATGCATATGAAACATATGGCATACTCTGGAACTGCCATCCTTACTGAATTGGAGAGTAACATAAAGAAACTCGAAATATAACTGAAGTGCATTGCTTACTTTTGAATATGTTATCATACTGGTAATACCAGATCTATATATGTGGTGTCTCTCATATCTATATATATACTATCATAATCTATATAAGTGTTTGAACGCTATCTCACTTAATGGCGTATGCACGCCCAAACATGTATGTACGTCTGAACGGTCTCGATGAGTCTGAACGCTATGTGTCTGAACATTCATGCGTTTGAACGTTATGTATCTGAATGCGATGCGTCTGAACACTACCGTCTGAATGGTTACTATCTATATTTATATGCATCTAAAAGTTTAAATATCTATCTCATGTACAACTATGGAGTGCAAAACTAATATACGAAACATGCTACATTCACCATCTACATGTGTCTAAATACTTACACATCCATACTATCCATGCACACATATATACATAATTGTCGCTTAACAGAATTATCGTGGACTTGCGAGCTGATATGGTACATAAATAGACCTTTTCGAACCTCAAACTCACTCTTGGCCAGAGAAAATTGCGGACCTCAAAGGCTCCA
This region includes:
- the LOC104223208 gene encoding photosynthetic NDH subunit of lumenal location 3, chloroplastic, translating into MDITAKSSNGLSFLFLDSTPVMANTTNLNCIFEALSLIPKLHCVEKIQKKTKPVSFLSKKTEEIQEKLPTQTTRRLALGLASIALFANSGIGNSLAEDNNGFFITGPLPVPLASNNIINKETGTRTFLKKGIYIANIGTKGRIHRLKRYAFDLLALGDLIGSDAWNYVRKYLRIKSTFMYFDFDEVISAAQVNDKQPLMDLANRLFDNVEKLEDAVKQKNLPQTQTCYQETTTILQEVMEKMS